In a single window of the Caloenas nicobarica isolate bCalNic1 chromosome 8, bCalNic1.hap1, whole genome shotgun sequence genome:
- the TSC22D2 gene encoding TSC22 domain family protein 2 isoform X3, with product MSKMPAKKKSCFQITSVTTAQVASSITEDTESLDDPDESRTEDVSSEIFDVSRATDYGPEDVCERSSSEETLNNVGEAETPGNVSPNTLLDGQLAVAAGGVAAALPAVAPNGGAVPKSSAVPLPAAGAAGAGGSSAQTALPSMGPTASAAAGTMSQTVAAACSSRFRVIKLDHGTGEPYRRGRWTCMEYYDRDSDGGGVMGRTGDCIRHSSTFEQAAQERDSGLGATGGSIVVSAVPASAHGPDSIADSSLTAVSQLLQTEKMNQSALQQPNFVIGQQQQPQQPIGGAMPQSTAQPMFSGASVANQQMMVPQQSQPQVNAQGVAQAGPNGKGMAPPTATVGQPSIPVAQQQVQQANIPVTQPQQFAYSQSQIPPVHLLPAQPSGQAEYMQHMTMMPSQGAIQQATAGSAPSTVASSLPVGQVTGQNPSPVGAPAMGVSAQPGEAVGQGSGLMQSGQTQGSQTAVPQPGGVVQPGIGHAGVVQQKSVTQHQMGGSSQVSGMPGAPHAVVSGAQNVPAVVPGTSVPGVSTTASVTMPNVPVTLVQSQLPSHTSVSRSTGVVQPQHVGHSLMQGTPNVPASLPQSNLGQFQTQAQSLVGQIDDTRRKSEPLPQPPLSLIAENKPPVKPPIPDALANPLQLPASTPMNSLASSVFGISIPVDGDEDRNPSTAFYQAFHLSKLRESKTLWDRARSFQA from the coding sequence ATGTCCAAGATGCCGGCCAAGAAGAAGAGCTGCTTCCAGATCACCAGCGTGACCACGGCCCAGGTGGCCAGCAGCATCACCGAGGACACCGAGAGCCTGGACGACCCGGATGAGTCCCGCACCGAGGACGTGTCTTCTGAGATCTTCGATGTGTCCCGCGCCACAGACTACGGCCCCGAGGACGTCTGTGAGCGGAGCTCCTCCGAAGAGACTCTCAACAATGTGGGCGAGGCTGAAACTCCTGGCAACGTCTCTCCCAACACCCTTTTGGATGGGCAGCTGGCCGTGGCTGCTGGGGGGgtagctgcagctctgccagctgtggccCCCAACGGGGGAGCTGTGCCCAAGAGCTCCGCTgtgcccctgccagctgctggcgctgccggggcaggaggcagcagcgcTCAGACTGCCTTGCCCTCCATGGGGCCTACTGCATCAGCCGCTGCTGGGACGATGTCTCAGACGGTGGCTGCTGCGTGCAGCTCGCGCTTCAGGGTGATCAAGCTGGACCATGGCACAGGGGAGCCCTACAGGCGAGGACGATGGACGTGTATGGAGTATTATGACCGGGACTCAGATGGTGGTGGTGTCATGGGCAGGACTGGTGATTGCATTCGGCACAGCAGCACCTTCGAGCAGGCTGCTCAAGAGAGGGACAGTGGCCTTGGTgccacaggaggttccatcgTGGTCTCGGCTGTGCCGGCGTCAGCCCATGGCCCCGATTCTATAGCTGACAGTTCCCTGACTGCTgtgtcacagctgctgcagacagAGAAAATGAACCAGTCCGCCCTACAGCAACCTAATTTTGTCATTGGGCAACAACAGCAGCCTCAGCAACCTATAGGTGGGGCCATGCCTCAAAGTACTGCTCAGCCTATGTTTTCTGGGGCTTCGGTAGCAAATCAGCAAATGATGGTGCCACAGCAATCGCAGCCACAGGTAAATGCACAGGGTGTTGCACAGGCTGGACCCAACGGGAAAGGCATGGCACCCCCAACTGCGACAGTGGGGCAGCCGAGCATTCctgtggcacagcagcaggTGCAGCAGGCAAACATACCAGTGACTCAGCCTCAACAATTTGCTTATTCTCAGTCCCAGATTCCACCAGTGCATCTACTGCCTGCGCAGCCTTCTGGCCAGGCTGAATACATGCAGCACATGACAATGATGCCGTCTCAAGGAGCTATTCAACAGGCTACTGCGGGCTCTGCTCCAAGTACTGTGGCTTCCAGCCTTCCCGTGGGGCAGGTGACGGGCCAGAATCCCTCACCTGTGGGAGCACCAGCGATGGGGGTGTCGGCACAGCCTGGCGAAGCAGTCGGACAGGGATCGGGTTTAATGCAGAGCGGCCAGACGCAAGGTAGTCAGACTGCCGTTCCGCAACCAGGAGGTGTGGTGCAGCCAGGCATCGGACACGCAGGGGTTGTGCAACAGAAATCTGTGACTCAGCATCAAATGGGTGGAAGCAGTCAAGTGTCCGGAATGCCCGGTGCTCCCCACGCCGTGGTCTCTGGAGCTCAGAACGTGCCTGCGGTAGTGCCCGGTACAAGTGTGCCTGGTGTGTCTACCACCGCTTCTGTTACTATGCCAAATGTCCCTGTTACGCTGGTCCAGTCCCAGCTGCCCAGCCACACTTCTGTCAGCAGAAGTACCGGCGTCGTCCAGCCGCAGCACGTCGGGCACTCGTTAATGCAAGGCACGCCTAACGTACCTGCAAGTCTGCCACAGTCGAACCTCGGACAGTTTCAGACTCAAGCGCAATCCTTAGTAGGCCAGATTGACGATACTAGAAGAAAATCGGAACCCCTACCTCAGCCACCACTTTCTCTTATAGCTGAAAATAAACCTCCTGTGAAGCCTCCCATTCCAGACGCTCTAGCAAATCCTCTTCAGTTACCTGCAAGTACTCCTATGAACAGTCTTGCCAGCTCTGTGTTTGGCATATCTATTCCTGTTGATGGTGATGAAGACAG